The genomic stretch TGTAGTCCGGGACCACACGGAGCttgatatagaggtagaggacgaccaagaaaacgatggatggactgtgtgaaagacgatatggttagaaagaatgttacttgtgagatgacgtctgacagagaagtatggaaggagaagacatgctgcgccgagcccaaataaaattgggataagggcaggaggatgatgaggatgatgattaatctattgttttatatgcGATGTTTATTAGTAatagttgatttaaaattatgatcaGATGGTACCTTGAGTTACTTTATTGATCATAGTCATGATAcacctaaataaataagtataaagttacatttaaatttgaacatTCATGTgtgaaagttaattaattaggtacagcgattatatttattaattttaatggttTCACTAAAATTCTAGTGTGATCTATAGAGTAGTAGTCACTGTGATGGCAtgtgataaaattattgttaatttttattccaATACAATAAATTTCTGATTTTCATAAGTTTCTTTTCATtcctaatataattaaaatatatagtctaCACAAACGGGTACCAACATCaaaatttttgttatgtttcattaaaaaaaatcatttccaATGAAGTgtcatttaattgaaaaatattttactaatacaacacaaacacaaaaaaacgtTTCAATCAATAACTCCAAAAAAGTTTCTATTTAACCCATAAATTTAGGTCTTCCCGATCTGAACTCACTCAAATACctaaaatttcttaatttagATCTGAATCTTCCTTTCTTCTTCAGACGGCCCATGTGTTGCAGCGTCCTTATGGCGGGTAAGAACCTATAGACGGCGTTCATTTCATCTCCCATGCAGAACAGAAAGGAAGATTCGACGTATGctgaaaaataaaacgattttatttagtataagcatATTTTGAGTTTCTCACTTTAAACTTTGATTTACTGTGTttgaaacaacaaaaacaaaacaaatgttgtgctattatataaaataagaagagaaagagaatatatatatattttacaataaatccTTACAATCGTGTGTTACAAGTGTCACAGGACCATTCAGCACAGCGTCTTGTTTGGCACTGATTTACTGAGCGACtcagattatatattatttatcaattatccCATAAAGTTTTTTATCcgacaaaagtaataaatattttccgttTCTTATGATGTGGGTTTAATTATCGTCAccattttgttatttactttataaaacatacaacacttatttatgaaataagtattttaatttaatttatttgaaatagaaatGTTATTTCCTGTCAAATATACCTTGCATACGCGTACGTTTGTTTATCAAAAGCACATTCTGCGCACCGATGCGTATACTACAAACCATAccataacattaatttgtaaCTAATACCTACACGATAGATGCACTAGTTTTGATTTCACCGTGACGTTAACAAGTGCCCTGGGCGTCCATATTGATTGAATGCAGCCTGCCATCCCTAAGCCTTTGATGTAGCCATCACAGTTGGCATATAAACAAAGGTATCATGAAGCCATCGATGTACGCAAATACATGTAGTTCGGTAGTTTGGTGAATACAGGTACAGGAATAGCAACAGTTGATAGAATGTGGCAtagtatttgtgtttataaatttgttCGGTTGTTCGAACTTATTTGTGGTGCGATTCTGTAATATTAGATTGAGAATATTTGAAGCCTcaatatttcaatgaattattGGATGCCAGGTGATTTGAAATTCGTAGTTTCGAACATTAGCCCTTTCTTGTCGTTATGAAATGTTAAGCTAGTGCTTATGATTTAggtctttctttttatttataaattgtcgGTAAGCTGCAAGATCTAGAGGCTTATTTAAAGTTAGTTATTCTAGTAAAATACGGTTTAATATTCGTGAACTAACAGGAGCTGTGAGCTGTACTACTTTTGCCTTCCCAAAACATCTTACACTGAGCTACGTCCATGAAGCAGTGGTTCTGAAACATTATGGCTGGTTCACGCGCCACGATACCAGGGACTCCGCACACCGGTGCGTAAGTGTCTGGACATCTCTGTAACAAGAGATTATTATAATCGGATGAGTGATTTAGaagcaatttattatattactcatTGAGAACAAACATACAAAGAAACATTCATTATTATAGGGATGAGTACCAAACTGTTATACTGGGTAAATGATAAGATTAAAACTAGAACAGATTAGTTTATTTCTGGAATTTTAATGgactataatttttaattccaaGTACATAACATGAATGTATGGTCTTCTAAAATATTGGAAATCAttccaagatttttttatagtatggaTTTTATGGACGAGCCATTTGACGAGCTTTTATGATGGTACATCGTCACCAGCCCATACATCGATGCAGTaacaaataataagtttttcCTCATGCGCCAAACTTAGACGTTATGTgttttgtgcctgtagctacactgtcacatttacttttttaaattggaatacATCAGTACTATATTAccatttggcggaagaatatgcAATGAGACATGGGCTTGCATAAAAGCCAAACCATAACAAAAGAATttcaattagacacatgtaggtttcctcacgatgttttccttcaccgccgagtacgagataaattataaacacaaattaagcacatatatctgtatagtggtgcttgcctgggcttgtacccgaaatcattgattaagatgcacgtgttctaaccactgggccatctcagctctaataattaagtaatataatattaaaatgatttgaaaCTCACAATTGGGCACTTGTGGTAGCACGATGAAAGCGTAGGTCTGTGGAAAGTATCGTTGCTAATGTTCTTAGGTTTAACAATCCAAGGTACGAATACCTTTGCAGGTCCAGCATATTTCATATGCTTTCTCCTAGTATCGAAAGGTCGTATTTCTTCCAACGGTAAATCAAATACATGAGACGCAGCAAAGAAAGTGTCAATTGTGTCATTTATATTACCATTAAGCCCAAGCATATTGCCGTTTATAACTActaaatttttagtatttttatcttCTTTTTCATCATATTTGTTACtattaaaattgacattatatGCATCTTTACTAATGTTATCTGattctttacaaataaatagatcAGTTTCGTCATACTGTTGATCATTTTCGCAATTATGTTCAAGTAATTcgcatttacttttaaataatttaattccgtAACCGACGCCATCTTGTCTGATGCCGCATACTTCGTGTAAATTTTCGTTAATGCATTTATAATCTCGGCAGTCCCTTCTGTTagcatgaaataaaatactgttCGATTTTTGATCATTATTTTCCACACTATACAGACTATCATTAAAATCGGCAAATGACTGCTCGCAGTACTCTTTGTTAATTAATCCGTAAGCTGTAATATTGAATAGTCCATTACTGTAATATTCATGTCATAGCATTAAATGTTATATGGATATTAAACAGGTATAATCAGATTAATTCTATAAGCTTTTAAAAGggtaaaatgtaacaaaatcaaCAATTAATCGcattatattctaatataagAAAGCAAAGTTTTCCTCTATTTTAGAGGAAAAATCATACGCgtaattttatgtttacataaatttatattatttttattagcaaaTGTTTTCGAGTAggtacatgtggcagatttgCATTCGACACAATGACATGAGATTATGttgctttaaattatttcatcgtaaggcaatttttattttaacataattaaaatatgtttgattaTGGAAAGAAATTACAAAATCTGAAAATAGTTGTTTCGTATTACATTATGCGTTTGCGTTTCGATTGCGTATTTACATAACACTAAAGGAAACAAAAGGCACAGtgtacaataattaaaagtatttgctTCGAGAACAAAACACCTCCACGATCTTATAAAAAAGAACGCGACTGCCTGTAGAGATCGAATATAATTCTGAAGATATTTtcgtacaattaattaatttcgtcCTTGACCAAAGTCATAAAGACGTaggtattcaatttaatatttaatgctaAGAcatagtcaataaaatataagtgatTAAGGATACggctttcattttatataattatagggATTCGTTAAAAAATACTGTCTTCTTTCGAATAATGagaataataacagcctgtaaacttccaaCTCCTGTGCtgaggcctcttctcccttttgaggGGAAAGaaaatggaacatattccataataATGAGAATAATGTAACTCAAATATGCCAACTTAATAGTTAAAAATCAAACACCAGctaatcaacatttaaaattgaattgaataatgtaaaagatttcttgtattttttaatcattattgtttcttaatttaaattttgatacactacaatatttatgttttgcaTGATAtgataaactataattaaaagtacatttaaGTCATTGTCAttagctttataatataatgcatgtaataatgtttacttttgttggttatccaaataaataaataaaaggacgGCTAATCATTGTCTATTGTTACTTAACCAAGGTCATCATTCACGGTGCAACCATATTTCATGAGTTCACATTCATTTTTGAACAGTTTCAATCTGAATCCGTTTTTTTCCGCGCGTAAACCACACACGTTGACATCTTGAACGTCGTCACATTGTAATCCATCACAAAATTGAAGTTTCTCTAGTTCCATTGctttattactgtaaataataaacagtacaatgctgtaaaatttcattgattAACTTAGTCAATCTTGTTCAGAAAATGACTATTTTTATGAAtgcatttaattacaaaatcttAATTACTTCGTTTTAAAGTttgtaaatatctatatataatattattcatgagAAAGTAACTGTCCGTATGTCTGTTGCATCTGACGACTAAGTTTGTTGttacttttgtatatattaagaacTTCTGTTTTGCtatcgtatataaaatatatatgatatctgATGTGTTAGTAGAGTAAACTTAGCCACcgatacggtgttatgacatttgattctatatcataatttatatcacattattattgcatattatgaatatagcagggcctattgaatttaattatatattattatttttatttattttcactcatataatattacatttttaaatataaaatacaaacatataaaatatatttaaaaatataaaatacagaggccaaccagtggcgggaacagggtccaagccaccggtggtcagggctccagagagaggaatttcctcacaatacgagccgtgccgaggagtactgccttctgcatcaggcccttgacccagctacctaacgagagcctcttaaggtgttggtcgaggctcttggccattaggccattcgctgaaacaactatcggcacaataactgctgtatccacatcccacatgtcgacaacctcgtgagctaagtcaagatattttatttgtttatctttctcagccttcacgagattctcgtcatgagggatggtgatgtcaacaattatcgtgcggcgctctgaccgatctatcaccactatatcaggctttttggcgacaacagtcctgtcagtgattatagttcggtcccagtacagtgtgatatgaccattctcgagaactgggtcgggcacatacctgtagtatggtacctctgataccacaagaccgtatcgaagtgcaagttgttgatggataatcttggccacttgattatgtctgtgcaaatactctccgttagcaagacgagaacaaccggaaataatatgtctaagggattcgcccggagtgtgacacgcccgacatatccctcacaatatacttccggtaattgttcgtcatgataacttcgtccataatcgcacagacaaaaccttcggtttcaccaaataggttaccgaaccgtagccaagacacggacgccataaagtccacatcgggtccatgaagggcccgatagaatcgttcgtgtaactccttgctcttccatacctccttgcggttctcagtacttagtactacaggcttgcgccagttctctttgcctaaggagagcggagttagccccttgtccattataactacatctcggtgcatatccaagtcagtgtggacgaaatactccctgagtttgtatacctcacggttatgtagggtcttggcatttaaaaagccacggccaccacatctccgtgggatatacaatctcatcaccgaagaccgaggatgatgcattcgatatgcagtcagcaggacacggactctcctatccaaggcgtctacttctttttgagtccacttgagtataccgaaagagtacatcaagaccggcatgacccaaccattgaaggcgcgaaccttattgccacctgataaaagacttttgagtacttttttcaggcgaccaaagaaacgctcctgcaatgattgtttcatgtcggtcacattgatgcctaacgcttccgacatacccaagtatttgtataattcgtttgcggacagtgatttaaagtttatggaatctgaaagttgtaatccgtcagattccataatctctcctcgttttacatgcataaccgcacatttgtcaactccaaattccattctaatagaattactaaaagtttctgttacctttagtaactccactAGTTGTGAacctgaaggtgcaaagagctttaagtcatccatgtaaagtaggtgggatattactttacctcctctccgcaaacgatagcctagccttgaaccctccaacagagtacttagagggttcaaggctaaacaaaaccacagtggactcaaactatcgaatatactatataagcatcctggatagcgaagaactgtccgccattgcctcATACATGAtatcaagaaactgcatagagttgtatctaatttatacaactccagcaccctcaagagccatgtatgcggcacggaatcataggccttcttgtaatctatccagcatgtcgacagactctttcgaaaacgacgaacctgttggctaatggtcatatcaatgaggagtagctcctcgtgatccacccccacatccattctgagagacagacaaaatactattattctgtatgtgactattaattttatctctcagaatggaggtaaggagcttatagcttataaaattattattgtaattaattgatcaataatttgcgaaactgtaattaatattattttatatggcatagcatttaatactggcatgtaacactaattcttattttaaatatgattgagctgtcattataaaacaattggactacagcggggcattctaacaaaagatagagagattggagcatcattgtaaaacgccGAAACTACTGAAATCATCCTAAatatcccgaactactgaaattacagatgattgaaataaattatatatattttaactagtagtcgccctccGCTTTGCTCGCGTTGTagggtgttggttatcatgtgttatgaaaaaaagtagcctatttcttatcttggagttcatgtttacTTCGTACTTactaaatttcatgaaattcggttcagcggtttggtcgtgaaagagcgacagacagacagagttactttctatactatactatatattatattaatataaatatgtattaagtatGTTCTGCATTTATTTCTTAGCTCGCTAAAAAATTTCCCTGATCTAATATTCCCGTGTCACGACGTCGCGGCAAAATATCCGTTCGGAAGCAACCAATCACGGCGTGTTTGCTTTAGGGCCGCGACCTGCTTATTGGCTATATTTTATGATGCACTAGGAActgcttaataaatataaaacatggaccCGGACTAAAGATcccataaataatttttaaatgacgcaattatatttagttttggaTATAGCTACCAGCGACTAGCATTATGTATActgaaacctttttttttatggtataggttggtggacgagcatatgggccacctgatggaaattggtcaccatcacccatagacaatgacgctgtaagaaatattaactattccttacatcgtcaatgtgccaccaaccttgggaactaagatgttatgtcctttgtgcccgtagttacactggctcactcatccttcaaaccggaacacaacaatactgagtactgttatttggcagtagaataactaaCGTAACCTTCGTAACGCGTTTCATATTTAGGTAGGTATATTGGCTTAGTAGTTTTTTTCTGATATAAATGAGTAGATATAGATTAGTGGGCTTCAAAGTACCTAAAAGTGTCCCTTGACTGTCTGCGTTTTCATTGTCCTTTTCATTTATACCTTAAAGTGACGTCGTGGCGAAATAAACCTACACATGCAAGCGGTTTATAATGTATTGCAGTCTGTTGTATGGATAAGCGAACCCATGGCCCATCTTGATAAAAAGAATAGCGCTAATTTTTATTCGGTATTCTGGCATTACATTACACAAACCAATAACTAAAGAAAAATTGCCTCCAATACTATATTTCCTAACGCTAGAAAACACTTGGCATTGTGCCCTTGTCACACAATCCTACATCTGAGGTTAAGTTACCTACTTAATCGTACGTTACGGTATCGCTAGCGCATTATACCGTGTCATCTCACCAGACTGCTGACCTACCCCTGCCCTAATAGAGCCCCTGTTCCTTGGTGCCTAATAGTATTGCAGTGCCTGTATATGACAATGACCACTTCATCTCAAAAGTCTTATTTAATCATTTGTATTCCGAAATATACTTAtgtaacggagcagcatgtccgagagcgtttttaaaaacatgacgtcagcatagctgacgtcacgagtgtcagggtttcgatctttaaccatcttcggtggtatgaaataaaactcaggaaataatcatctctgatttattccaatatgagacagtccgatcgctccgacggctcgatcAAGTCTTTCGATACCGGCGggtgcttgatcttttataacaaaaataggtgggtagacttattcactcaacataacatcTGTTTaccaatactaaaatatttcagactaatttaacatttcaaaattcactaaaaattattcatttaacaatcaaacagttttaattttaataatttctggacacgtgcttttcttaaattcgtggtttcgccacgacatataaaatacaaatttattgcaaGAATAAAGTACTAgtaggaaaaaattaaaaaaaggatttattttgCAATACTTTGTATCAATATAGAAGTACGCTGCAATCTAAGTTTCTTCTCCAATCAGagttatctattatatttatccCAATTTCAATTACATTGTCATTAATTGACGCCTTATCGCTGTCGAAATTTCAATGTatgctattatatattatagtgttgCATATCGATTTACAATTGATTGTCTATCGCTAATTACGATGTAAGCGATAATATCGATAATATAGTCGTGCCGATAATGTCGATAGTATTGATAGTTCGCCGCAAGGAATTCTACTGATATTATCTATAGCATCGATGTTTTTGTGCTATCGGTAGACATCAGCTTTGTTATAAGTAATGTAGTCGTTGTATAGTATCACTGGTCATGTTGTATTTGTCTTTTGTGAATAGTTACAATTCCAGTAGTAAGGTACAGTTAATATAGTTCATATTTTGAGTTCTTAGTTCACTCAATGTGTATATGGATATCGCTCACGgctattaataaaatcgatagTATTTATCACAATGGTACTATCGATAATCAAATTATCGATTGTTCTACAAAAAAATGAGTTTGGCATGTCAGCGGGataattgtaatattcattCATCATTAATTCTCCTTTTAAAAGATGTATTATGAGGctgtattaaaaagttataccGAATCAAAATCGGTTATAATGAAAATCGATTTATTTACCGAATATGACATTTTGTCTTACTCACTCAATTGACTCCAAACtgtttttttcgcttgcgttagcgttggttaacacacgtgtttAGAGATTCtgagtgtttacgtttagttttgtagtatattttattgttaatagtgcTTTAGTTGGTAGTTGGGTTAAGTggtgttactaatatttttaaatcttgtaagtatttatagtatattaataatttttagcttgtaagttttataatggaggttgATCCTCCGCCTGAACCCCCGGATCCGGGTGgctcattacaaacaaatactgATACGCCTTGTCCTACCTCTACTCCTGTTTCTCGAAAACGCCAAGTTGACGAATCAATTAATTCCGATACTAAtcctaaaaaaacaataattcatcCAAATTCGGCAAATCCCTGTATTCAAACAATTTATACTCACCCATCCTTCTCTGAAGGccctaaaatatattctgaCGATGACAAAGGTCCTTTCATCGTTCAAGTGTCCCGGGAAGTGTCTGACCCAGCCTCAGGAACTACTATCCGAGCAATTAAATTTGGACAATTTCTGCACACCCATAAAATTcaaggaattattaatgatgGTGTTAAAAATATAGGTCGAAACAAAATTTCTGTTGAATTTTCATCAGCTAAAGCAGCAAACTCATTTCTGGCAAATCCTATCGTTGAAATGTGCAAGTATAAAGCAACTGTACCGACTTTCAATGTAACcagaatgggtttgattaagggtatcCCCGTGGACTGGACGATGGAAGAACTTGCTATGTCACTTGAACTTCCCACTGGATGTGgtgaagtaatgaaaataagaagACTAAACAGAAAGACAATTAATGACAGTGTAACAACATGGGTTCCTACCCAATCTGTCGTTATTACGTTTAGAGGGCAAATACTTCCTTCAAAAGTTTTTTCCTACCATACATCCCTTCCAGTAGAGACTTACAAACTTCCGACCATCCAATGCCTTAATTGCTGTCGTTATGGTCATATTAAAACACAGTGCAGATctcaacctaggtgttataagtgtgccaaatcccacacaggtgagtcttgtagtgtaagtaaggataacgccacttgcttacacTGCTCTGGTATCCATTATACAACAGACAAGGACTGTCCTGAGTTTTCCCGTCAACagtcaattaaaatagttatgtctCAGGATAACATATCATATATTGAAGCATCCTATcggttccctcctgttcgtagatcctatgcagagattgcaaagGAGATGTTTACCCCTCCCTCATATTCTCCAAATATCCAAAATCAACCTATCCCTTCAACTAATAGGTCGTATCGGAAGACTGTTATCAAtactcctcgcccaagatcacctCTTGGTAAGGGGTATGATAAGCAGGCCCACCAGTCGATCATTAGTAATTGTCCCTCTTCTGCTCCTAAtggttgtgctctcaaccaaaacaCTCCTAATCCTCTTAATAGCAATCCTAACTTCTTAGAAATGCtaacaaaaatacttcttagtattatttcaacatgtaacgacatccccttaccgtccaacgttgctcaagacttatGTCAATTATTCTCAATCCTTCACAATGGCCCtaatcagcttccttcaatggaactgcaagagcgtccgtcctaaaaaacatgaactcctctcACTGATTAACCTCCATAAACCTATCATTATTGCCGTCTCTGAAACatggttgatccctggatcccgattccgggtcccaggcttctcctgtttgagggatgacagaaatgatggtTATGCagggagtgccatttttatacGGCACTCCCTCCCCTTTTCCCAAATTCCCTTATCCCTTCCCAaccagcatattaatgctgttgctgtccGAGCCCTGAACATCTCTTTTCTTTCCCtgtacattcctcatcctaatccAGCTTTAATTCCTGATATTTCTGCCATCATTTCCTGTCTTCCTAGTCCTATCCTTGTAATGGGTGATTTCAACGCCCATCAcacctcctggggttcacatttctgtgacccatttgctctcttgttgatggacatatttgatgatgcaaacctttgcatcctcaataatggctcaccaactcgtagagtataccctaaccaaaacccaaaatccgCTGTAGACTTATCCTTATCCTCTCCAGTCCTCGCTTCTCAAATATCCTGGAATGTCCTCTCTTcctcttttggtagtgaccactttccTATTGTCCTTTCTTTAAATCACCGATCCATTCCCCATATAAATCCAAAccccttattaaaatataagttaaaaaatgtcaactggtctgcatatgctgagTCTGTTGATACCATGATCGACAACCTCTTTGTTTCACAAGACTATGGAGATGTAATTGTTTGCTATGATCTTTTCCTTAATGGCATTTTAACTGCAGCTGATCTTCATTTCCCTAAAAAGCGTATCTCAAAAActcatttgctttccaccccttggtgggatgaggaatgcaagCGATTATCTGAACAGAGGCTAGAGGCTGAAGTTTCATACACATTGTGTATGTCAACGGATAATTTTAGTAGGTATCAGAGAATCGACGCAAAATTTAAACAGCTTATTTCTAATAAGAAGaaagtcagttggattcatttttgtgaatccctgagtcctcgttcctcttcctctgcagTTTGGTCCCAACTAAAAAAATTTCGCCATTGCCTTAACTTTGTCAATCCTTcctcaaatactccttctgagtggcttaacaatttcGCTGACAAGCTTGCCCCCCCATTTGTCCCttatgaggacagttttctaaatTCTACGCCTgcatctactttggatgaaatggatgccccctttTCTTTTTCTGAACTTAATTGTGCTTTAAATGGTTTATCTGATTCTACTCCTGGGGAAGATGAcgttccttactcttttatctctaaattaaacgataaagcgaaaacttgttttttaaatataattaactcggtttttatcaaaggaatcgtcccgcaatcttggaagtcacaaattgttGTCCCGattcttaaaccgggtaagaacccttcaGATTGCAACTCATATAGACCGATAGCTTTA from Vanessa cardui chromosome 12, ilVanCard2.1, whole genome shotgun sequence encodes the following:
- the LOC124533989 gene encoding uncharacterized protein LOC124533989, giving the protein MELEKLQFCDGLQCDDVQDVNVCGLRAEKNGFRLKLFKNECELMKYGCTVNDDLAYGLINKEYCEQSFADFNDSLYSVENNDQKSNSILFHANRRDCRDYKCINENLHEVCGIRQDGVGYGIKLFKSKCELLEHNCENDQQYDETDLFICKESDNISKDAYNVNFNSNKYDEKEDKNTKNLVVINGNMLGLNGNINDTIDTFFAASHVFDLPLEEIRPFDTRRKHMKYAGPAKVFVPWIVKPKNISNDTFHRPTLSSCYHKCPIRCPDTYAPVCGVPGIVAREPAIMFQNHCFMDVAQCKMFWEGKSSTAHSSSYVESSFLFCMGDEMNAVYRFLPAIRTLQHMGRLKKKGRFRSKLRNFRYLSEFRSGRPKFMG